A window of Rhododendron vialii isolate Sample 1 chromosome 13a, ASM3025357v1 contains these coding sequences:
- the LOC131313553 gene encoding MDIS1-interacting receptor like kinase 2-like: MATIQKPCIIVSFTLFLLLHPFEAKPSWTTQAQSLVKWKTTLSSPPSLNSWSLNNLKNLCNWTGILCTSNGSVSSINLANSNVNGTLENFDFTSFPNLAVFNLSNNSLFGSIPPNIGNLSSLQLLDLSNNFFVEVIPLEIGLLSELEYISLFNNDLNGRVPYQVTNLQKVWHLDFGANYLETPDWSKFTGMESLSYLSFYFNDFTSGFPEFIPKCLNLKYLDLSSNLFTAQIPEPIFTHLKNLESLNLYSNSFSGPLSLNFSHLSMLKSLRLGNNQFSGQITEVIGSLSGLQIIELNNNSFEGPIPSSIGQLGNLQRLDLSMNGLNSSIPSELGSCSNLTYLALALNSLTGDLPLALSNLKRISELGLSDNFFSGEISPYFFTNWTLLISLQLQNNSFTGNISSKIGQLTQLNYLFLYDNQFSGSIPLEIGDLRGLIKLDLSGNQLLGPIPHSIGNLKNLTVLQLISNNLSGPIPPEIGNLISLEILDLNTNQLTGQFPNNLSRLNNLQRLSLFANKLSGTIPKDLGKNCRSLLNVSISENNFSGELPPGLCNRLALQELTAHKNGFSGPLPECLKKCSGLTRVRLEGNQFSGNISEAFGVYPNLYFITLMGNLFSGELSPQWGECTKLTNVQFDGNRISGEIPVQLGKLTRLGILSLSSNELTGEIPTELGNLGHLLNLNLSNNRLTGEIPPSLGHLTDLQHLDLSKNKLNGTVPNELGSCERLLSLNLGNNSLSGSIPAELGKLSSLQILLNLSSNSISGTIPASLGALTSLENLNLSNNNLSGTIPSALTGMISLQSIDFSYNELSGPIPLGSNFQNAKGAYLGNSGLCGNAEGLSPCNATSTSGRKSKRFDKKVLIGVIVPVIGILVLVSVIVGCLIFLRGSKQHDEQTESTKMDQSFDSLIWERDGKFTFGDIAKATEDFNETYCIGKGGFGTVYKAVLPMGQPVAVKRLNVTDSNDIPLVNRQSFENEIRTLTEVRHRNIIKLYGFCSMKGHLYLVYEYIERGSLGKLLYSDDGAVDLGWGTRVSIVQGVAHALAYLHHDCSPPIVHRDVSMDNILLVSELEPRLSDFGTARLLSPDSSNWTSVAGSYGYMAPELALSMRATEKCDVYSFGVVALEVLMGRHPAELLTTLSSSLSSNYEDLLLKDVIDQRLPPPSGEMAEGVVFVVSVALACTQAAPETRPTMRFVAQELSARTQACLSEV, from the exons ATGGCTACAATTCAAAAGCCATGCATTATTGTTTCcttcactctctttctcttaCTACATCCATTTGAAGCCAAACCATCGTGGACAACACAAGCGCAATCTCTGGTCAAATGGAAGACCACCCTTTCATCTCCACCTTCTCTAAATTCTTGGTCTCTAAACAATCTCAAAAACCTCTGCAACTGGACTGGAATCCTCTGCACCAGTAACGGTTCTGTCTCCAGTATAAACCTCGCCAATTCAAACGTCAACGGAACCCTCGAAAACTTTGACTTCACCTCCTTCCCAAATCTCGCTGTTTTCAACCTCAGCAACAACAGTCTCTTTGGGTCAATTCCACCCAATATTGGTAACCTCTCTAGTCTCCAACTCCTGGACTTGAGCAACAACTTTTTTGTCGAAGTGATTCCATTGGAGATCGGCTTGTTGTCGGAGCTAGAGTACATTAGTCTCTTCAACAACGATCTAAATGGGAGAGTCCCATATCAAGTTACCAATCTCCAAAAGGTATGGCACTTGGACTTTGGAGCGAACTATTTAGAAACACCAGATTGGTCCAAATTTACAGGTATGGAATCTTTGTCATACCTTAGCTTTTATTTCAATGACTTCACTTCGGGATTCCCAGAGTTCATTCCAAAATGTTTGAACTTGAAGTACCTTGACTTGTCGTCGAACCTATTCACAGCCCAAATCCCTGAACCAATTTTCACCCATTTGAAAAATCTTGAATCTCTCAATCTTTATTCTAATTCATTTTCAGGACCATTGTCATTGAACTTTTCCCATCTTTCTATGCTTAAATCTCTTCGCTTGGGAAATAACCAATTCAGTGGTCAAATTACTGAGGTCATTGGTTCACTTTCCGGTCTTCAAATCATTGAACTTAATAACAACTCATTTGAAGGCCCAATTCCTTCTTCCATAGGCCAACTTGGGAATCTTCAACGTCTTGATCTTAGCATGAATGGCTTGAATTCCTCAATCCCTTCTGAGCTTGGTTCTTGTTCTAACCTCACCTACTTAGCTCTGGCCTTGAATTCGCTTACCGGAGATTTACCTTTGGCCTTGTCAAACCTGAAGAGGATATCTGAATTGGGTTTATCCGATAACTTTTTCTCCGGTGAGATTTCGCCTTATTTCTTCACCAACTGGACCCTACTGATATCTTTGCAGCTTCAAAACAATTCCTTCACTGGTAACATTTCATCTAAAATCGGGCAATTGACACAGCTCAATTACCTTTTCCTTTACGACAACCAGTTCTCTGGCTCTATCCCACTGGAGATTGGAGACTTGAGAGGTTTGATCAAATTAGACCTTTCAGGAAATCAACTCTTGGGTCCAATTCCTCATAGTATTGGGAATCTCAAAAATCTCACTGTGTTGCAGCTCATTTCCAACAATCTCAGTGGACCAATTCCTCCAGAGATTGGAAATCTAATTTCATTAGAAATTCTTGATCTTAACACCAACCAATTGACTGGGCAATTTCCTAACAACCTCTCTAGACTAAATAATCTTCAGAGACTCTCCTTGTTTGCTAACAAACTATCCGGGACTATCCCCAAGGACTTGGGGAAGAATTGTCGTTCTTTGCTCAATGTTAGCATTTCTGAGAACAACTTTTCGGGTGAGCTACCACCTGGGTTATGCAACCGTCTTGCTCTCCAGGAATTGacagcacacaaaaacggtttcAGTGGGCCGTTGCCCGAGTGCTTGAAGAAGTGCTCTGGACTAACTAGAGTCCGTCTTGAAGGGAACCAGTTTTCTGGAAACATTTCCGAGGCATTTGGAGTCTACCCGAATCTTTACTTCATCACTCTGATGGGTAATCTATTTTCGGGTGAGCTCTCCCCACAATGGGGAGAATGTACCAAACTCACAAACGTGCAGTTTGATGGGAATAGAATTTCTGGTGAAATACCGGTTCAGTTAGGAAAATTGACCAGATTAGGCATCCTAAGCCTGAGCTCGAACGAATTGACTGGTGAAATTCCCACTGAGTTGGGGAATTTAGGCCATCTGTTGAACCTCAATCTGAGCAACAACCGTTTAACGGGAGAGATTCCTCCGAGTTTGGGTCACTTAACAGACCTTCAGCATCTTGATTTGTCGAAAAACAAGTTGAATGGGACTGTTCCAAATGAGCTTGGAAGCTGTGAGAGATTATTGAGCTTGAACTTGGGAAATAACTCTTTATCAGGAAGTATCCCAGCAGAGCTAGGCAAATTGTCTTCATTGCAGATACTTTTGAACCTAAGTAGCAATTCAATATCAGGAACTATTCCGGCTAGCTTGGGAGCTCTTACCTCACTGGAGAATCTCAATTTATCAAACAACAATCTCTCAGGGACCATTCCTTCGGCCTTAACCGGCATGATTAGTTTACAGTCCATTGATTTCTCCTACAATGAGTTGTCCGGCCCTATTCCCTTGGGTAGCAATTTCCAAAACGCAAAGGGAGCATACCTTGGAAATTCAGGATTGTGTGGAAATGCAGAAGGATTATCCCCTTGTAATGCAACATCAACAAGTGGGAGGAAGTCAAAGAGGTTCGACAAAAAGGTTCTGATTGGCGTCATTGTCCCGGTTATCGGCATCTTAGTTTTGGTTTCTGTCATTGTTGGATGCCTCATCTTTCTTAGGGGATCGAAGCAACATGATGAACAGACCGAAAGTACCAAAATGGACCAAAGTTTCGACTCACTCATTTGGGAAAGAGACGGGAAATTCACTTTCGGAGATATTGCAAAAGCCACGGAGGACTTCAACGAGACGTATTGCATTGGGAAAGGAGGGTTCGGAACCGTTTACAAAGCGGTGTTGCCAATGGGTCAACCAGTGGCAGTAAAAAGGCTCAATGTGACAGACTCAAATGACATTCCATTGGTGAATCGTCAGAGTTTTGAGAATGAGATTCGAACTCTAACAGAAGTTAGGCACCGGAATATCATCAAGCTTTACGGGTTCTGTTCCATGAAAGGGCACTTGTACTTGGTTTATGAATACATAGAGAGAGGCAGCTTGGGAAAACTATTGTACAGTGATGATGGGGCAGTAGATCTAGGGTGGGGTACAAGGGTGAGCATTGTTCAAGGAGTGGCTCATGCTCTTGCTTACTTGCACCATGATTGCTCTCCTCCTATAGTCCACCGCGACGTATCGATGGATAACATTCTGCTCGTGTCAGAGCTCGAGCCACGACTATCAGATTTTGGAACTGCGAGATTGTTGAGCCCTGATTCGTCTAACTGGACCTCGGTTGCTGGTTCTTATGGGTACATGGCTCCAG AGCTGGCACTTTCTATGCGAGCCACAGAGAAATGCGATGTTTACAGCTTCGGGGTGGTTGCTCTGGAAGTACTGATGGGAAGACATCCAGCAGAACTCCTGACTACTCTATCATCATCATTGTCATCTAATTACGAGGACTTATTATTGAAGGACGTGATAGACCAACGCCTCCCCCCTCCGTCAGGGGAAATGGCTGAGGGAGTGGTGTTTGTAGTTTCGGTGGCCTTAGCATGCACGCAAGCAGCGCCAGAGACACGACCCACTATGCGATTCGTCGCACAGGAACTTTCTGCACGAACTCAGGCATGCTTGTCTGAAGTCTGA